One Paenibacillus riograndensis SBR5 DNA segment encodes these proteins:
- a CDS encoding glycosylhydrolase-like jelly roll fold domain-containing protein, with protein MSSRVTEVLQGREHNYILPFLWQHGEEEAVIREEMARVHESGIGAVCIEARPHPDFLGPKWWLDMDIIMDEARKRGMKVWLLDDDHFPTGHAAGKVKEAPEELHRSFLGERYIDTIGPAQGTSLLVDTLLMTGLRPTISLKDNASGKNKLVSVTAVRRDPSSGALLGESVDLTELVHEGVLYWDIPEGYWRVFVISEDKQGGSEKQENYLNPLDRNSVSILLDTVYEAVYDRYKADFGHTFAGFFSDEPGFYNDTTTFDFNSRPGKAGVSLPWSSEMPVLLEQALGGDYRKHLPLLWHDTGEQSDLIRYTYMNIVSKLYAENFCNQIGEWCRARGVEYIGHVLEDNNVHARLGSGAGHFFRSLWGQDMSGLDVVLWQIVPGFDQLSFRQPTGGETDSEFYHYGLAKLGVSLGHIDPKKQGRTMCEVYGAYGWAEGLKLMKWLTDHMLVRGVNHFVPHAFTQKGFPDPDCPPHMYAGGKNPQYRYYGYLNRYINRISHLISGGRHVATAAVLYHAEAEWSGESMYFHKPVKALMQHQIDCEVLPVDILLEAASVKDNKLQVNREDYSCLIVPYAEALPAATLQRLLQFAEQGLPVRFVNGLPKRSSEGIDVSGALLSLSVHPNVKTSGLDRLAQDLTADGYYEVKVDGYEPHLRNYHYVHEDAEVFMFFNESPNQIITTKVALPLEGDVYAYDAFLNRVTRKETIGESGAEVVELMLHPYESVLLLHGTALTDYPAGLQWIADGIGLELKGEWTVSIADADHYPNFEARGQLTSLKNMSGRDVLPGFSGTFRYETEFEWNHSCDKVLLDLGEVYETAEVWINGQHAGLNLCPPYRMEVTGTIRKGTNRLVIEVTNTLAKDQRDFLSSFSQQEPSGLIGPVIITPVSGS; from the coding sequence ATGAGCAGTCGTGTAACGGAAGTGCTGCAAGGCCGGGAACACAATTATATTCTTCCTTTTCTCTGGCAGCATGGGGAGGAAGAAGCGGTGATCCGGGAAGAGATGGCCCGTGTCCATGAATCCGGAATCGGGGCGGTATGCATAGAGGCCCGGCCTCATCCTGATTTTCTCGGGCCGAAGTGGTGGCTGGATATGGATATTATTATGGATGAAGCCCGGAAGCGCGGGATGAAGGTATGGCTGCTTGATGACGATCATTTTCCGACGGGACATGCGGCAGGGAAGGTGAAGGAGGCACCTGAAGAGCTTCACCGCAGCTTTCTGGGCGAACGCTACATCGATACCATTGGTCCCGCCCAAGGGACCTCCCTGCTGGTGGACACCCTGCTGATGACCGGACTCCGGCCGACCATCTCCTTGAAAGACAATGCAAGCGGCAAAAACAAGCTGGTCTCCGTTACTGCGGTCCGCCGCGATCCATCCAGTGGAGCACTGCTTGGTGAATCCGTTGACCTCACTGAACTCGTACATGAAGGTGTCCTGTACTGGGACATCCCGGAAGGGTATTGGCGGGTATTTGTGATTTCGGAGGATAAGCAGGGCGGCAGCGAGAAGCAGGAGAATTATCTGAACCCGCTGGACCGTAATTCCGTCAGTATTCTGCTCGATACCGTTTATGAGGCCGTCTATGACCGCTACAAAGCAGATTTCGGGCATACCTTTGCCGGCTTCTTCTCCGACGAGCCCGGATTTTATAATGATACGACGACGTTTGACTTCAATTCCAGGCCCGGCAAAGCAGGAGTATCACTTCCGTGGAGCAGCGAAATGCCTGTCTTGCTTGAACAGGCCCTGGGGGGGGACTACCGTAAGCACCTGCCCCTCCTCTGGCATGATACAGGGGAACAGTCGGACCTTATCCGGTATACCTATATGAATATCGTCAGCAAGCTTTATGCGGAAAACTTCTGCAATCAAATCGGAGAGTGGTGCAGAGCCCGCGGGGTAGAATACATCGGACATGTACTTGAGGACAACAACGTGCATGCAAGACTCGGCTCTGGTGCCGGGCACTTCTTCCGCTCACTCTGGGGACAAGATATGTCCGGCCTTGATGTGGTGCTGTGGCAAATTGTTCCTGGTTTTGATCAATTATCTTTCCGCCAGCCAACAGGGGGAGAGACGGATAGTGAATTCTACCACTATGGCCTAGCTAAGCTTGGTGTGTCGCTCGGACACATTGATCCGAAAAAACAAGGCAGGACAATGTGCGAAGTGTATGGGGCCTATGGCTGGGCGGAAGGGTTAAAGCTGATGAAGTGGCTTACAGACCATATGCTTGTTCGCGGTGTGAACCATTTTGTCCCGCATGCCTTTACCCAAAAGGGGTTTCCGGACCCAGACTGTCCACCGCATATGTATGCGGGCGGGAAAAATCCGCAGTACCGCTACTATGGCTATTTAAACCGATATATCAACCGGATCAGTCATCTGATTTCAGGCGGAAGACATGTGGCGACCGCAGCTGTTCTGTACCACGCTGAAGCCGAGTGGTCCGGGGAATCGATGTATTTTCATAAACCTGTAAAGGCATTGATGCAGCATCAGATCGACTGTGAAGTACTTCCCGTTGATATTCTTCTGGAAGCGGCAAGTGTCAAGGACAACAAGCTGCAGGTTAACCGCGAGGATTACAGTTGCCTGATTGTGCCCTACGCGGAAGCACTACCGGCGGCAACGTTACAGCGGCTGCTCCAGTTCGCCGAGCAAGGTTTGCCCGTCCGGTTTGTTAACGGACTACCCAAGCGCTCAAGTGAAGGCATCGATGTCTCCGGGGCGTTATTGTCGCTTTCGGTGCATCCGAATGTGAAGACAAGCGGATTAGACAGGCTGGCGCAGGATCTGACTGCAGACGGCTATTATGAGGTCAAAGTGGACGGGTACGAGCCGCATCTGCGGAATTATCACTATGTTCATGAAGATGCAGAGGTGTTTATGTTTTTCAATGAAAGCCCTAATCAAATCATTACTACGAAAGTTGCTTTGCCGCTTGAGGGGGATGTGTATGCATATGACGCCTTCCTTAACAGAGTGACCAGAAAGGAAACAATTGGGGAGTCCGGTGCGGAAGTGGTGGAGCTTATGCTTCATCCGTATGAATCTGTCTTGCTGCTCCATGGTACTGCGCTTACAGATTATCCTGCCGGGCTGCAGTGGATTGCAGACGGAATCGGACTGGAATTAAAAGGAGAATGGACGGTCTCCATTGCAGATGCGGATCACTACCCTAATTTCGAAGCGCGGGGACAATTAACCTCTTTGAAAAATATGAGCGGGCGGGATGTATTGCCGGGCTTTTCCGGCACTTTCCGTTATGAAACGGAATTTGAATGGAATCATTCCTGTGACAAGGTACTGCTTGATCTGGGTGAAGTCTATGAAACGGCAGAAGTGTGGATTAACGGTCAACATGCAGGCTTAAACCTCTGCCCGCCGTACCGGATGGAAGTAACGGGCACAATCAGGAAAGGAACCAACCGCCTGGTTATTGAGGTTACGAACACGCTCGCTAAAGACCAGCGGGATTTCCTGTCCTCCTTCTCCCAGCAGGAACCAAGCGGGCTTATCGGTCCTGTGATCATTACTCCGGTGTCCGGCAGCTAA